From Deferrisoma camini S3R1, the proteins below share one genomic window:
- a CDS encoding AMP-dependent synthetase/ligase yields the protein MAVVTADTLVGLLRERAGAHPDRVALREKEFGIWQRVTWADYLGHVRRTALGLRRLGLEPGDNVAILSENRREWLYAELGAIAAGGRAVGVYPTSPAPEVRYVVDHSLAPIVVCEDQEQTDKILEESDRLPRVRHIVVMDPKGLRNYTDPRILTFDDLERLGAEEEARDPGRFEALASAVQPDDVAIIIYTSGTTGHPKGAMITHRNILAMTRAMVEACEIVASDSVVSYLPLCHVAEQIFSVFLSVYLGVTVNFAESIRTIQADLREIAPTVFLGVPRIWEKLQSSIVIGVRDAPRWRQRLFRACLARGYRLADKRLAREPWSALDRLTWWACYGLMFRALQNYVGLRKARFCFSAASAISPEVLRFFHAIGIRVKEGYGMTESSGLSFIHMGDDIRLGTVGRVVPGLEFRIAPDGELLKRGEQIFAGYFRDPEATRQTVDEDGWLHTGDIAELDEHGHLRIVDRKKAILITAGGKNIAPSEIENALKVSPYIKEAVVLGEGERFIAALIQIDYDTVGKWATERKVPYTNFKSLARRPEVRELIAAEVDRANQGLARVKQVREFRLLEKELDHDDDEVTATMKVRRRTIYEKYADLIQEIYGGKG from the coding sequence GTGGCTGTCGTGACGGCCGACACCCTGGTGGGCCTGCTGCGGGAGCGGGCCGGGGCCCACCCGGATCGGGTGGCCCTGCGGGAGAAGGAGTTCGGGATCTGGCAGCGGGTCACCTGGGCCGACTACCTGGGTCACGTGCGGCGCACGGCCCTGGGGCTGCGGCGGCTGGGGCTCGAGCCCGGCGACAACGTGGCCATCCTGAGCGAGAACCGCCGCGAGTGGCTCTACGCCGAGCTGGGCGCCATCGCGGCCGGGGGGCGGGCCGTGGGCGTGTACCCCACCAGCCCCGCGCCCGAGGTCCGGTACGTGGTGGACCACAGCCTCGCCCCCATCGTTGTGTGCGAGGACCAGGAGCAGACCGACAAGATCCTGGAGGAGTCGGACCGGCTGCCCCGGGTGCGCCACATCGTGGTGATGGACCCCAAGGGGCTCCGGAACTACACCGACCCCCGTATCCTCACCTTCGACGACCTGGAGCGCCTGGGCGCCGAGGAGGAGGCCCGGGACCCCGGCCGGTTCGAGGCCCTGGCCTCGGCCGTGCAGCCCGACGACGTGGCCATCATCATCTACACCTCGGGCACCACCGGCCATCCCAAGGGCGCCATGATCACCCACCGGAACATCCTGGCCATGACCCGGGCCATGGTGGAGGCCTGCGAGATCGTAGCCTCCGACTCGGTGGTGAGCTACCTGCCCCTGTGCCACGTGGCCGAGCAGATCTTCAGCGTGTTCCTGAGCGTGTACCTGGGCGTCACGGTGAACTTCGCCGAGTCGATCCGCACCATCCAGGCCGACCTGCGGGAGATCGCCCCCACGGTGTTCCTGGGCGTGCCCCGCATCTGGGAGAAGCTCCAGTCCTCCATCGTCATCGGCGTGCGCGACGCGCCCCGGTGGCGCCAGAGGCTGTTCCGGGCGTGCCTGGCCCGGGGGTACCGGCTGGCGGACAAGCGCCTGGCCCGCGAGCCCTGGTCCGCGCTCGACCGGCTCACCTGGTGGGCCTGCTACGGCCTCATGTTCCGGGCGCTCCAGAACTACGTGGGGCTCCGGAAGGCCCGGTTCTGCTTCTCGGCCGCCTCGGCCATCTCGCCCGAGGTGCTGCGGTTCTTCCACGCCATCGGCATCCGGGTCAAAGAGGGCTACGGCATGACCGAGTCCTCGGGCCTGTCGTTCATCCACATGGGCGACGACATCCGGCTCGGCACCGTGGGCCGGGTGGTGCCGGGGCTGGAGTTCCGCATCGCCCCGGACGGCGAGCTCCTGAAGCGCGGCGAGCAGATCTTCGCCGGCTACTTCCGCGACCCCGAGGCCACCCGGCAGACCGTGGACGAGGACGGCTGGCTCCACACCGGCGACATCGCCGAGCTGGACGAGCACGGGCACCTCCGGATCGTGGACCGGAAGAAGGCCATCCTGATCACCGCGGGCGGGAAGAACATCGCGCCGAGCGAGATCGAGAACGCCCTCAAGGTGAGCCCCTACATCAAGGAGGCCGTGGTGCTCGGCGAGGGCGAGCGGTTCATCGCGGCCCTGATCCAGATCGACTACGACACCGTGGGCAAATGGGCCACCGAGCGCAAGGTGCCGTACACCAACTTCAAGAGCCTGGCCCGCCGGCCCGAGGTGCGCGAGCTGATCGCGGCCGAGGTGGACCGGGCCAACCAGGGGCTGGCCCGGGTCAAGCAGGTGCGGGAGTTCCGCCTGCTGGAGAAGGAGCTGGACCACGACGACGACGAGGTCACGGCCAC
- a CDS encoding ABC transporter substrate-binding protein, producing the protein MLRKGLAMAVGILMAVPAFGADTIKVGASQPLTGRFAFAGVQLNQGLADVFAWINENGGIKGRKIEYIFEDSGYQVDRAVAVFKKIMAEHKPPMFYGESTGQGKALAPEITKTYKILYGSTSFSSELANPEKYPYTFVSGPTYSDMFGVLLEYIAKNPKGGKPTVAFFYSDTEFGKDPIPYARKKAKELGVDVVAEIVTKVGAVDVTSEVLELVKKKPQYVIIHGFVLSPIPQVIRGSKDYGLDISFMGTFWSMSQMIIDKLGEDADGYMGINPYAYYYETDVPMIQKIRAFNQKAHPDVKHRPNSYLQGWFTGMVFAKCAEICLENGWEITGDNLVKALESIRDWDVGGLMPPVTFVNHKVPVGRVYRADAAKKRFVPVSDWIRLQ; encoded by the coding sequence ATGCTGCGTAAAGGTTTGGCGATGGCGGTGGGGATCCTCATGGCGGTGCCGGCGTTCGGGGCCGACACGATCAAGGTGGGGGCGTCGCAGCCCCTGACCGGCCGGTTCGCGTTCGCCGGGGTCCAGCTCAACCAGGGCCTGGCGGACGTGTTCGCCTGGATCAACGAGAACGGCGGCATCAAGGGCCGCAAGATCGAGTACATCTTCGAGGACTCGGGCTACCAGGTGGACCGGGCCGTGGCCGTGTTCAAGAAGATCATGGCCGAGCACAAGCCGCCCATGTTCTACGGGGAGAGCACCGGGCAGGGCAAGGCGCTGGCGCCCGAGATCACCAAGACCTACAAGATCCTCTACGGGTCCACCTCGTTCAGCTCGGAGCTGGCGAACCCCGAGAAGTACCCCTACACCTTCGTGTCCGGGCCCACCTACTCAGACATGTTCGGCGTGCTCCTGGAGTACATCGCCAAGAACCCCAAGGGGGGCAAGCCCACGGTGGCGTTTTTCTACAGCGACACCGAGTTCGGCAAGGACCCGATCCCCTACGCCCGCAAGAAGGCCAAGGAGCTTGGGGTGGACGTGGTGGCCGAGATCGTGACCAAGGTCGGCGCGGTGGACGTCACCAGCGAGGTCCTGGAGCTCGTGAAGAAGAAGCCCCAGTACGTGATCATCCACGGGTTCGTGCTCTCGCCGATCCCCCAGGTGATCCGGGGCTCCAAGGACTACGGCCTCGACATCTCGTTCATGGGCACGTTCTGGTCCATGAGCCAGATGATCATCGACAAGCTGGGCGAGGACGCCGACGGGTACATGGGCATCAACCCCTACGCCTACTACTACGAGACCGACGTGCCCATGATCCAGAAGATCCGGGCGTTCAACCAGAAGGCCCACCCGGACGTGAAGCACCGGCCCAACAGCTACCTGCAGGGGTGGTTCACGGGCATGGTGTTCGCCAAGTGCGCCGAGATCTGCCTGGAGAACGGCTGGGAGATCACCGGCGACAACCTGGTGAAGGCCCTGGAGTCAATCCGCGACTGGGACGTGGGCGGGCTCATGCCGCCGGTGACCTTCGTGAACCACAAGGTGCCGGTGGGTCGGGTGTACCGGGCCGACGCGGCCAAGAAGCGGTTCGTGCCGGTGTCGGACTGGATCCGGCTGCAGTAG
- a CDS encoding ABC transporter ATP-binding protein gives MNALLELNNVEVVYNHAVLVLKGLSLRVPEGEIVALLGTNGAGKSTTMKAISGLLPLEDGEVTDGDIRYQGASIRGRLPHEIARLGLVQVLEGRRIFEDLTVEENLAVARYARRGRPGAGLEPEAVYAYFPRLKERRRQTAGYLSGGEQQMLAIGRALVAGPRLLLLDEPSLGLAPLLVDEIFEILVRINREEGVTMLLVEQNAAMALQIASFGYIMEGGRVVLEGARDVLVRDRDVQEFYLGVRGGHGAVNYREVKHYKRRKRWLS, from the coding sequence ATGAACGCACTGCTCGAGCTCAACAATGTGGAGGTGGTGTACAACCACGCCGTGCTGGTCCTGAAGGGCCTGTCGCTGCGGGTGCCCGAGGGCGAGATCGTGGCGCTGCTGGGCACCAACGGCGCGGGCAAGTCCACCACCATGAAGGCCATCTCGGGGCTCCTGCCCCTGGAGGACGGGGAGGTCACCGACGGCGACATCCGGTACCAGGGCGCCTCGATCCGGGGGCGGCTGCCCCACGAGATCGCCCGGCTGGGGCTGGTGCAGGTGCTGGAGGGCCGGCGGATCTTCGAGGACCTCACGGTGGAGGAGAACCTGGCCGTGGCCCGGTACGCCCGCAGGGGCCGGCCCGGCGCGGGGCTCGAGCCCGAGGCGGTGTACGCCTACTTCCCCCGGCTCAAGGAGCGCCGCCGCCAGACGGCCGGGTACCTCTCGGGGGGCGAGCAGCAGATGCTCGCCATCGGCCGGGCCCTGGTGGCCGGCCCCCGGCTGCTCCTGCTGGACGAGCCCAGCCTGGGCCTGGCCCCGCTCCTGGTGGACGAGATCTTCGAGATCCTGGTGCGGATCAACCGGGAGGAGGGGGTGACCATGCTGCTGGTGGAGCAGAACGCGGCCATGGCGCTCCAGATCGCCTCGTTCGGCTACATCATGGAGGGCGGCCGGGTGGTGCTCGAAGGTGCCCGGGACGTGCTGGTGCGGGACCGGGACGTGCAGGAGTTCTACCTGGGCGTGCGGGGCGGCCACGGCGCGGTGAACTACCGCGAGGTCAAGCACTACAAGAGGCGCAAGCGGTGGCTGTCGTGA